A segment of the Candidatus Protochlamydia naegleriophila genome:
ATCAAACAAAGAAAACATTCAATTTGCCATTGACGATTCATGGCTCGGATACGTCCTTGCCGCACAAAGCCCTAAAGGGCTCTGTGCCGTTTTGCTAGGCAATGAGCCCAACGAGCTTAAAAGCGAATTGCGCAGCCGCTTCCCCGAAGCAGAATTGATCGAAGGGAGCGATGCTGCCACAGCTCTACTAACCCAAGTAATCGGCTGCATCGAAGACCCTTCTAAATCATTAGACATGCCTTTTGATGAACGAGGAACCTCTTTTCAAAAAAGAGTTTGGAAAGCACTTAAGGAAATTCCTTGCGGATCCACCGTCAGCTATACCGAAATCGCTCAAAAAATCGGGTCTCCGCAAGCGGTTCGTGCAGTAGGAACCGCCTGCGGCGCTAATGCCTTAGCCATTGTAGTCCCCTGCCATCGAGTCGTTAGAAACGATGGATCGATCAACGGCTACCGCTGGGGCATCGAGCGGAAAAAGCGATTGCTCGAAAGAGAAAGTCTGTTTCATTCATCGGCCAGGAAAATGGGGACCGGATAATCTGTTCCACTTGGAAAAAGGTGTTCAAATTGCTCGATTCTTTTACCTGCGGCTTTTAAGCACGAGGTCAAAATATAGGCCCCCAATGATAACAAAGCACCAAATGCAGAAGCTGCAAACAGCAAGT
Coding sequences within it:
- a CDS encoding methylated-DNA--[protein]-cysteine S-methyltransferase; protein product: MTGSNKENIQFAIDDSWLGYVLAAQSPKGLCAVLLGNEPNELKSELRSRFPEAELIEGSDAATALLTQVIGCIEDPSKSLDMPFDERGTSFQKRVWKALKEIPCGSTVSYTEIAQKIGSPQAVRAVGTACGANALAIVVPCHRVVRNDGSINGYRWGIERKKRLLERESLFHSSARKMGTG